A genomic window from Microbacterium sp. H1-D42 includes:
- a CDS encoding PH domain-containing protein, translated as MTESQTPPPSDSNPYGVPPVPPAAPPAPPAPASAPVTAAPPAPVPPAAAPAPDAPPVAAPPAPAPAAPPAHASAPTPAPALDEGTYEALRTPRSSSALALDGSWHQISPRYVVSQMLQNTILVVVVLAAMLVLALGFDQMWAWIPGSIVIVITLITMVILPRQAKAIGYMLRADDVVFRRGILWQRMVAVPYGRLQLVDITHGPLDRAFGISQLKMVTAAATTGVQIPGLTQPAAEALRDTLIEVAETRRTGL; from the coding sequence ATGACCGAAAGCCAGACGCCCCCGCCGAGTGACTCGAACCCGTACGGGGTTCCACCGGTGCCGCCCGCTGCGCCCCCGGCACCGCCTGCTCCGGCATCCGCTCCGGTGACGGCTGCGCCGCCCGCTCCGGTGCCCCCTGCTGCCGCGCCGGCCCCGGACGCCCCTCCGGTTGCTGCGCCGCCTGCGCCGGCTCCGGCCGCGCCTCCCGCGCACGCCTCCGCTCCGACGCCCGCACCGGCGCTCGATGAGGGCACGTACGAGGCGCTGCGCACGCCGCGCAGCTCGTCGGCGCTGGCGCTGGACGGCTCCTGGCACCAGATCTCACCGCGCTACGTCGTGTCGCAGATGCTGCAGAACACGATCCTGGTCGTCGTCGTGCTGGCGGCGATGCTCGTGCTCGCGCTGGGCTTCGATCAGATGTGGGCGTGGATCCCCGGCAGCATCGTCATCGTCATCACCCTGATCACCATGGTGATCCTGCCGCGGCAGGCGAAGGCGATCGGCTACATGCTGCGCGCCGACGACGTCGTCTTCCGCCGCGGCATCCTCTGGCAGCGCATGGTCGCGGTGCCCTACGGTCGTCTGCAGCTCGTCGACATCACCCACGGACCGCTTGACCGCGCGTTCGGCATCTCGCAGCTGAAGATGGTGACGGCAGCCGCCACCACCGGCGTGCAGATCCCCGGCCTCACCCAGCCCGCCGCGGAAGCACTGCGCGACACCCTGATCGAGGTCGCAGAGACCAGGCGGACCGGCCTGTGA
- a CDS encoding DUF3180 domain-containing protein: MKRTSFSVLAVLALLGAGAGFGFDHLLTINGRATFTPSPFLPVLVLLIALAVFVLAWPVRRSTRGGTRIDPFRALRAATLARASSLLGAILAGFGGGLLVFLSTRPVPAPVGSLVAMIALVVSALVLVGVALIAEQFCTLPKDPDDRKPDAPAE, from the coding sequence TTGAAGCGCACGTCGTTCTCGGTGCTCGCCGTGCTCGCGCTGCTGGGCGCTGGCGCCGGATTCGGCTTCGATCATCTGCTGACCATCAACGGACGGGCCACGTTCACCCCCTCGCCGTTCCTGCCCGTGCTGGTGCTGCTGATCGCCCTCGCCGTGTTCGTGCTGGCTTGGCCGGTGCGGCGAAGCACGCGGGGCGGTACGCGCATCGATCCGTTCCGCGCGTTGCGCGCGGCGACGCTGGCGCGGGCATCCAGCCTGCTCGGTGCCATCCTCGCCGGATTCGGCGGCGGACTGCTGGTGTTCCTGTCGACCCGTCCGGTACCTGCGCCGGTAGGGTCGTTGGTGGCGATGATCGCCCTCGTCGTCAGCGCGCTTGTGCTGGTCGGGGTCGCGCTCATCGCGGAACAGTTCTGCACGCTGCCGAAGGATCCTGATGACCGAAAGCCAGACGCCCCCGCCGAGTGA
- the folK gene encoding 2-amino-4-hydroxy-6-hydroxymethyldihydropteridine diphosphokinase codes for MDRRLTHLPEMPDPRPGRQPEVAVIALGSNEGDRGEMLRAAAERLRRLPLVDDLVMSEPIETVAVKLDGPDPDAPPYLNAVALMTTRLAPSVLLGMLHAVEEEQGRVRQERWDDRTLDLDLIAYGDFESDAEHLMVPHPRAAERLFVLEPWLSVDADAVLPGFGRVDDLVRRLKGAEL; via the coding sequence ATGGATCGCCGCCTGACCCACCTGCCCGAGATGCCCGACCCGCGACCGGGACGGCAGCCCGAGGTCGCCGTCATCGCCCTCGGTTCCAACGAGGGCGACCGCGGCGAGATGCTGCGCGCAGCAGCCGAGCGCCTGCGGCGCCTGCCGCTCGTGGACGACCTGGTCATGTCCGAGCCGATCGAGACTGTCGCCGTGAAGCTCGACGGACCCGACCCCGACGCCCCGCCGTATCTGAATGCCGTCGCGCTGATGACCACCCGGCTGGCTCCCTCGGTGCTGCTGGGCATGCTGCACGCCGTCGAAGAGGAGCAGGGGCGGGTGCGCCAGGAGCGCTGGGACGATCGCACGCTTGATCTCGACCTGATCGCCTACGGCGACTTCGAGAGCGACGCGGAGCACCTGATGGTGCCGCACCCGCGCGCCGCGGAGCGGCTGTTCGTCCTCGAGCCCTGGCTGAGCGTCGACGCGGATGCTGTGCTGCCAGGCTTCGGCCGGGTCGACGACCTGGTGCGCAGACTGAAGGGCGCAGAGCTTTGA
- the folB gene encoding dihydroneopterin aldolase, giving the protein MDFLDEITLTGLTVFGYHGVFDHERRDGQEFTIDLTLGLPLASAAASDDVADTVHYGELADRVAEIVAGEPVNLIEKLAARIADAVLEDDRVKHVKVTVHKPHAPIAQTFSDVSVTVNRGRA; this is encoded by the coding sequence ATGGACTTCCTCGACGAGATCACCCTGACCGGGCTGACGGTGTTCGGCTACCACGGCGTTTTCGACCACGAGCGTCGCGACGGCCAGGAGTTCACGATCGACCTGACCCTCGGCCTGCCGCTGGCAAGCGCTGCCGCATCCGATGACGTCGCCGACACCGTGCACTACGGCGAACTCGCCGATCGCGTCGCCGAGATCGTCGCGGGGGAGCCGGTGAACCTCATCGAGAAGCTCGCCGCGCGCATCGCGGATGCCGTTCTCGAGGACGACCGGGTGAAGCACGTCAAGGTCACGGTGCACAAGCCGCACGCCCCGATCGCGCAGACGTTCTCGGACGTCTCGGTGACGGTGAACCGGGGACGGGCCTGA
- the folP gene encoding dihydropteroate synthase codes for MTAIWGILNVTPDSFSDGGRYADPDRAVAHARLLRAQGAGVIDVGGESTRPGAERVPTAVEQARVLPVIEALTDAGIPTSIDTLNADTAVAAVRAGARIVNDVSGGLADDRMLSAIADLDADVAIGHWRGPSSDMYARAQYARVAREVASELRERVSAAAAAGIAPFRVIVDPGIGFAKSGGQNWDVLRDLDDIAALGHRVLIGTSRKRFLADTLGGADGDVTEQRRDLATAVTSALAARAGVWAVRVHDVAGTRDALAIAGAWDGTRGDERDAD; via the coding sequence ATGACCGCGATCTGGGGCATCCTCAACGTCACGCCCGACTCGTTCAGCGACGGTGGCCGGTACGCCGACCCCGACCGCGCCGTCGCCCATGCCCGGCTACTGCGCGCGCAGGGCGCCGGCGTCATCGACGTCGGCGGCGAGTCCACCCGCCCAGGAGCCGAGCGCGTGCCCACCGCGGTCGAGCAGGCACGCGTGCTGCCGGTCATCGAGGCGCTGACCGACGCCGGCATCCCCACCTCCATCGACACGCTCAACGCCGACACAGCCGTCGCCGCCGTGCGCGCGGGTGCGCGGATCGTCAACGACGTCTCCGGCGGTCTCGCCGATGATCGGATGCTGTCGGCGATCGCCGATCTGGACGCCGACGTGGCCATCGGGCACTGGCGCGGACCGTCGTCCGACATGTACGCGCGTGCCCAGTACGCCCGGGTCGCGCGCGAGGTAGCGTCCGAGCTGCGTGAGCGCGTCTCCGCGGCCGCCGCAGCGGGGATCGCACCGTTCCGCGTGATCGTCGACCCCGGCATCGGATTCGCGAAGTCGGGTGGGCAGAACTGGGACGTGCTCCGCGACCTCGACGACATCGCCGCGCTCGGCCACCGCGTGCTGATCGGCACCTCGCGCAAGCGGTTCCTCGCCGACACCCTCGGCGGAGCAGACGGGGATGTGACCGAGCAGCGCCGCGACCTCGCGACCGCTGTCACGAGCGCCCTGGCCGCGCGCGCCGGCGTCTGGGCGGTGCGCGTGCACGACGTCGCCGGCACCCGCGACGCGCTGGCGATCGCGGGGGCCTGGGACGGCACACGGGGAGATGAACGGGATGCAGACTGA
- the folE gene encoding GTP cyclohydrolase I: protein MSVDKVRVERLTRELLKAIGEDPDRPGLKQTPARMAELYAEFFAGVSEDPAVHLERTISVSRGPAPDTLPSGAVLLRDIRFRSVCEHHLLPFAGVAHLAYLPGEQVVGLGALVKVVETLATRPQVQERLGEQIADAIAENLDTRGVLVVLDASHGCVTMRGGRQPLASTVTIAARGVYTEPIARAELISLIGPSAGSGVQG from the coding sequence GTGAGCGTCGACAAGGTCCGCGTCGAGCGGCTCACCCGTGAACTGCTCAAGGCGATCGGCGAGGACCCTGACCGTCCTGGGCTGAAGCAGACCCCTGCCCGCATGGCCGAGCTGTACGCGGAGTTCTTCGCCGGCGTCAGCGAAGACCCTGCCGTGCATCTCGAGCGCACCATCAGCGTCTCGCGGGGCCCCGCCCCTGACACGCTGCCCTCCGGTGCCGTCCTGCTGCGCGACATCCGGTTCCGCTCGGTCTGCGAGCACCATCTGCTGCCGTTCGCGGGCGTCGCGCATCTCGCGTACCTGCCGGGCGAGCAGGTGGTCGGGCTGGGTGCGCTGGTGAAGGTCGTCGAGACGCTCGCCACCCGCCCGCAGGTGCAGGAGCGCCTAGGGGAGCAGATCGCGGATGCCATCGCCGAGAACCTCGACACCCGCGGCGTGCTCGTCGTGCTGGACGCCTCGCACGGGTGCGTGACAATGCGCGGGGGGCGCCAGCCTCTGGCATCCACCGTCACGATCGCCGCGCGCGGCGTCTACACCGAGCCGATCGCCCGCGCCGAGCTGATCTCGCTCATCGGCCCCTCCGCCGGCTCGGGGGTGCAGGGATGA
- the ftsH gene encoding ATP-dependent zinc metalloprotease FtsH yields MDVKKVSKNPLIYIALIGVLLFAGFLLISNLSAPKQITVQQGLDLLGGKTVTEVINTDGDQRVDLTLSKEFEGSKSVQFYYVEARADQVVEAIDATDIKAADVNDVVPRATWFDGFLSLLLPLVLLGLLFWWLLSSMQGGGSKVMQFGKSKAKLVNKETPTVTFADVAGADEAIEELHEIKEFLQDPAKFQAIGARIPKGVLLYGPPGTGKTLLARAVAGEAGAPFYSISGSDFVEMFVGVGASRVRDLFNQAKENAPAIIFIDEIDAVGRHRGAGMGGGNDEREQTLNQMLVEMDGFDPNANVIVIAATNRPDILDPALLRPGRFDRQIGVDAPDMKGRQQILEVHAKGKPLAQSVDLEVVARKTPGFTGADLANVLNEAALLTARSNAQLVDNRALDEAIDRVIAGPQRRTRVMKDKEKLITAYHEGGHALAAAAMNYTDPVTKITILPRGKALGYTMVMPVDDKYSVTRNELQDQLTYAMGGRVAEELVFHDPTTGASNDIEKATSIARKMVIEYGMTTELGPVKLGSEGGEPFAGRDMGRGREYSETIAERVDEQVRGLIEQAHDEAYKVISANRDILDRLALALLEEETLDHNRIAEIFTEVRKLPERPLWLSSAERPVSTLPPIDVPRRADQGIAAQTADGGATRTSVAQATGGQARPATA; encoded by the coding sequence ATGGATGTCAAGAAGGTCTCCAAGAATCCGCTGATCTACATCGCGTTGATCGGCGTACTGCTGTTCGCCGGCTTCCTGCTGATCTCGAACCTGTCCGCACCGAAGCAGATCACGGTGCAGCAGGGTCTGGATCTGCTCGGCGGCAAGACGGTCACAGAAGTCATCAACACCGACGGAGACCAGCGGGTCGACCTCACGCTCTCGAAGGAGTTCGAGGGCTCCAAGAGCGTGCAGTTCTACTATGTCGAGGCCCGTGCTGATCAGGTCGTCGAGGCGATCGACGCCACCGACATCAAGGCCGCCGACGTGAACGACGTCGTGCCCCGCGCCACCTGGTTCGACGGATTCCTCTCGCTGCTGCTGCCGCTGGTGCTGCTCGGCCTGCTGTTCTGGTGGCTGCTCTCGTCCATGCAGGGCGGCGGCAGCAAGGTCATGCAGTTCGGCAAGTCGAAGGCCAAGCTCGTCAACAAGGAGACCCCGACGGTCACCTTCGCCGACGTCGCCGGTGCCGACGAGGCCATCGAAGAGCTCCACGAAATCAAGGAGTTCCTGCAGGACCCGGCCAAGTTCCAGGCGATCGGCGCCCGCATCCCGAAGGGCGTGCTGCTGTACGGCCCTCCCGGAACCGGAAAGACGCTGCTCGCCCGCGCCGTCGCCGGCGAGGCCGGCGCGCCGTTCTACTCGATCTCTGGTTCTGACTTCGTCGAGATGTTCGTCGGCGTCGGCGCCTCGCGTGTGCGCGACCTGTTCAACCAGGCCAAGGAGAACGCTCCCGCGATCATCTTCATCGACGAGATCGATGCAGTCGGCCGGCACCGTGGCGCCGGCATGGGCGGCGGCAACGACGAGCGCGAGCAGACGCTGAACCAGATGCTCGTCGAGATGGACGGCTTCGACCCGAACGCGAACGTCATCGTCATCGCGGCGACCAACCGTCCCGACATCCTCGACCCCGCACTGTTGCGCCCTGGCCGCTTCGACCGCCAGATCGGCGTCGACGCCCCTGACATGAAGGGCCGCCAGCAGATCCTCGAGGTGCACGCCAAGGGCAAGCCCCTCGCACAGTCCGTCGATCTCGAGGTCGTCGCGCGCAAGACCCCCGGGTTCACCGGCGCAGACCTGGCCAATGTCCTCAACGAGGCGGCACTACTCACGGCCCGCTCGAACGCGCAGCTGGTCGACAACCGCGCTCTCGACGAGGCCATCGACCGTGTGATCGCCGGCCCGCAGCGCCGCACCAGGGTCATGAAGGACAAGGAGAAGCTCATCACCGCGTACCACGAGGGTGGCCATGCCCTCGCCGCGGCGGCGATGAACTACACCGACCCGGTCACCAAGATCACGATCCTGCCTCGCGGCAAGGCGCTCGGCTACACGATGGTGATGCCGGTGGACGACAAGTACTCCGTCACCCGCAACGAGCTGCAGGACCAGCTGACCTACGCCATGGGCGGGCGCGTCGCCGAGGAGCTCGTCTTCCACGACCCGACCACCGGTGCGTCGAACGACATCGAGAAGGCGACCAGCATCGCCCGCAAGATGGTCATCGAGTACGGCATGACCACTGAGCTCGGCCCTGTGAAGCTCGGCTCCGAGGGCGGTGAGCCGTTCGCGGGTCGTGACATGGGCCGCGGACGCGAGTACTCCGAGACCATCGCCGAGCGCGTCGACGAGCAGGTGCGCGGTCTCATCGAGCAGGCGCACGACGAGGCGTACAAGGTGATCAGCGCGAACCGCGACATCCTCGACCGCCTGGCTCTCGCCCTGCTCGAGGAGGAGACCCTCGACCACAACCGGATCGCCGAGATCTTCACCGAGGTGCGCAAGCTGCCAGAGCGCCCGCTGTGGCTCTCCAGCGCCGAGCGCCCCGTCTCGACCCTGCCTCCCATCGACGTGCCGCGCCGCGCCGATCAGGGCATCGCCGCGCAGACGGCTGATGGCGGAGCCACTCGCACCTCTGTTGCGCAGGCCACCGGCGGACAGGCTCGACCGGCGACGGCCTGA
- the hpt gene encoding hypoxanthine phosphoribosyltransferase, which produces MRAAEIQDDLNQILVTEEQIKAKLEELALRVAADYEGKDLLLVGVLKGAVMVMADFARALPFHAPMDWMAVSSYGASTKSSGVVQIRKDLDTDLHGKHVLIVEDIIDSGLTLSWLLENFESRGAESIEVLALLRKPEAAKVEIDCKYVGFDIPVEFVVGYGLDYAERYRNLRDVAVLAPHIYS; this is translated from the coding sequence ATGCGCGCTGCGGAAATCCAGGACGACCTCAACCAGATCCTCGTCACCGAGGAGCAGATCAAAGCGAAGCTCGAGGAGCTCGCCCTGCGCGTGGCCGCTGACTACGAGGGCAAGGATCTGCTGCTGGTGGGTGTGCTCAAGGGCGCTGTCATGGTGATGGCCGACTTCGCTCGGGCCCTGCCCTTCCACGCTCCGATGGACTGGATGGCCGTCTCCAGCTACGGAGCGAGCACCAAGTCCAGCGGTGTCGTGCAGATCCGCAAGGACCTCGACACTGACCTGCACGGCAAGCACGTGCTCATCGTCGAGGACATCATCGACTCGGGCCTGACCTTGAGCTGGCTGCTTGAGAACTTCGAATCCCGCGGTGCGGAGTCGATCGAGGTGCTCGCCCTGCTGCGCAAGCCCGAGGCCGCGAAGGTCGAGATCGACTGCAAGTACGTCGGCTTCGACATCCCGGTGGAGTTCGTCGTCGGCTACGGCCTCGACTACGCCGAGCGGTACCGCAACCTGCGCGACGTCGCCGTGCTGGCGCCGCACATCTACAGCTGA
- a CDS encoding DUF937 domain-containing protein, with translation MDLDAILKQVPIDDIAERFGVSQDVARQAVEEGGAALLGGLAKNAETPEGSSAIEQALSRHEGFTGASKVDDIDAADGEKIVKHVFGGKEEEVVNTLTSSEKTAGGIDFGKLLPVLAPIIMGLIANANKGKSAGGGGGIGDLIGGLFGGGGGSAQGAGGGIGDILGGLLGGGGQGGSGGGGIGDILGGLLGGKK, from the coding sequence ATGGACCTCGACGCGATCCTCAAGCAGGTGCCGATCGATGACATCGCGGAGCGCTTCGGCGTCAGCCAGGACGTCGCGCGCCAGGCGGTGGAAGAGGGCGGCGCTGCCCTTCTCGGCGGACTGGCGAAGAATGCAGAGACCCCCGAGGGCTCTTCGGCGATTGAGCAGGCGCTGAGCCGCCACGAAGGCTTCACCGGGGCATCCAAGGTCGACGACATCGACGCCGCTGACGGCGAGAAGATCGTCAAGCACGTGTTCGGCGGCAAGGAGGAGGAGGTCGTCAACACCCTCACCTCGTCCGAGAAGACGGCCGGCGGCATCGACTTCGGCAAGCTGCTGCCCGTGCTCGCGCCGATCATCATGGGCCTGATCGCCAACGCCAACAAGGGCAAGAGCGCCGGTGGCGGTGGCGGAATCGGCGACCTCATCGGCGGTCTGTTCGGTGGCGGTGGCGGCAGCGCCCAGGGTGCCGGCGGCGGAATCGGCGACATTCTCGGCGGCCTGCTCGGCGGCGGTGGCCAGGGCGGCTCCGGTGGGGGCGGCATCGGCGACATCCTCGGCGGCCTGCTGGGCGGCAAGAAGTAA
- the tilS gene encoding tRNA lysidine(34) synthetase TilS, whose translation MPSLDPAIAEVRLAVRAALAPLAGRRVVVGLSGGADSLALVAATAFEAAKVDGSVVAAVVDHGLQEGSDAVAQRAAEQARALGADAVVLRVDVDAQHPDGPEAAAREARHTALAGFAASERAAAVLLGHTLDDQAETVLLGLSRGSGAASLQGMAPTREDGEGMLWMRPLLGVRRTTTRAFCAASDLAFWDDPHNLDPRYARVRVRQRALPVLEAELGPGIAEALARTAEQLREDAEAFDEMIHETIEDIVEHAEAGISVSVAALAANPAALRNRIIRLVVDSEFGVSLTRLQTLEVARLAIDWSGQGPIDLPGCSAHRHGGRIVFSARN comes from the coding sequence GTGCCCTCGCTTGATCCCGCCATCGCCGAAGTCCGCCTCGCCGTGCGCGCTGCGCTCGCACCGCTCGCCGGTCGACGCGTGGTCGTCGGCCTCTCGGGCGGCGCCGACTCGCTCGCACTCGTCGCCGCGACCGCCTTCGAGGCGGCCAAGGTCGATGGCAGCGTCGTCGCGGCCGTCGTCGACCACGGCCTGCAGGAGGGTTCGGATGCTGTCGCCCAGCGCGCAGCCGAACAGGCCCGCGCACTCGGAGCGGATGCTGTCGTGCTGCGCGTCGACGTCGATGCACAGCACCCCGACGGACCGGAGGCCGCAGCCCGCGAAGCCCGGCACACCGCGCTGGCCGGGTTCGCAGCATCCGAGCGCGCCGCCGCCGTGCTGCTTGGGCACACGCTCGACGACCAGGCCGAGACCGTGCTGCTCGGGCTCTCCCGCGGCTCCGGCGCCGCCAGCCTGCAGGGGATGGCACCGACGCGCGAAGACGGGGAGGGGATGCTGTGGATGCGGCCCCTGCTCGGCGTGCGGCGGACCACGACGCGGGCGTTCTGCGCAGCATCCGATCTGGCGTTCTGGGACGACCCGCACAACCTCGACCCGCGCTACGCGCGCGTGCGCGTACGGCAGCGAGCACTGCCCGTGCTGGAGGCGGAGCTCGGACCGGGGATCGCCGAGGCGCTGGCCCGCACCGCCGAGCAGCTGCGCGAGGACGCTGAGGCGTTCGACGAGATGATCCACGAGACGATCGAGGACATCGTCGAGCATGCCGAAGCCGGCATCTCGGTGAGCGTCGCCGCCCTCGCAGCGAACCCTGCAGCCCTGCGCAACCGCATCATCCGGCTCGTCGTCGACAGCGAGTTCGGCGTGAGCCTCACGCGATTGCAGACCCTCGAGGTCGCACGTCTCGCCATCGACTGGTCCGGGCAGGGCCCGATCGATCTGCCTGGGTGCTCGGCGCACCGCCACGGCGGGCGGATCGTGTTCTCCGCCCGCAACTGA
- a CDS encoding inorganic diphosphatase, whose protein sequence is MGAHDAVIEIPRGSRVKYEVDHETGRVHLDRVLYTTFGYPADYGYFDNTLGEDGDPLDVLVLLDHAIYPGVVVNVRPVAVLKMSDEAGGDDKLVAVLSKDPRWAHIQDIGDLPDYTKKEIAHFFEHYKDLEPNKWVKVDEWGDAAEAQRILDEAIVRFGAEGH, encoded by the coding sequence ATGGGCGCACACGACGCCGTCATCGAGATCCCGCGCGGCAGCCGCGTGAAGTACGAGGTCGACCACGAAACCGGTCGCGTGCACCTCGACCGCGTGCTGTACACGACCTTCGGCTACCCCGCCGACTACGGCTACTTCGACAACACGCTCGGCGAAGATGGCGACCCGCTCGACGTGCTCGTGCTGCTCGACCACGCGATCTACCCCGGCGTCGTCGTGAACGTGCGCCCCGTCGCCGTGCTGAAGATGAGCGATGAGGCCGGCGGAGACGACAAGCTCGTCGCCGTGCTGTCCAAGGACCCGCGCTGGGCGCACATCCAGGACATCGGCGACCTGCCGGACTACACCAAGAAGGAGATCGCGCACTTCTTCGAGCACTACAAGGACCTCGAGCCCAACAAGTGGGTCAAGGTCGACGAGTGGGGCGATGCCGCTGAGGCGCAGCGCATCCTCGACGAGGCGATCGTACGCTTCGGCGCCGAAGGCCACTGA
- a CDS encoding M23 family metallopeptidase produces the protein MSRRSAITVGALSAIAATAFGVTTNVSAAHAADYPSWDDVQRAKANEAAKSGEITRIEGLIEKLTQQAAAAEEAARKAGEEFYQAQQDYFAQADKAEDLQSQADEQAAIADDSARKAGQVANQIYRNSGDDAALELFLSNSDAGSDDLLARLGSMDKLLEYNRAVADKAAAARDSAQSLSDQAAKARDERDRLQKIAEQKMVAAQQAADAAQAAVQEKQDNLNTLQAQLAALKDKTTATVAGYQEGERKRKAEEERRRREEEERRKQEAANGGGGGGGGGGGGGGGTGGSGSGAWRRPHGGYISSGYGPRPPRCENGVCRSTFHRGTDFANGCGAAIYAASSGRVDAAFYNGGYGNYVRIQHGGGIATGYAHMGRFAVRSGQNVSAGQVIGYAGNTGASQGCHLHFEVYTGGGTTNPYNFLAARGAI, from the coding sequence GTGTCCCGTCGCAGCGCCATCACTGTGGGTGCGCTCAGCGCGATTGCCGCCACGGCGTTCGGAGTCACGACCAACGTGTCGGCTGCGCACGCCGCCGACTACCCGAGCTGGGACGACGTCCAGCGCGCCAAGGCGAACGAGGCGGCGAAGTCCGGCGAGATCACCCGCATCGAAGGACTGATCGAGAAGCTCACTCAGCAGGCCGCGGCGGCTGAGGAAGCCGCGCGCAAGGCCGGCGAGGAGTTCTACCAGGCGCAGCAAGACTACTTCGCGCAGGCCGACAAGGCCGAGGACCTGCAGTCGCAGGCCGACGAGCAGGCCGCAATCGCCGATGACAGCGCCCGCAAAGCGGGCCAGGTCGCGAATCAGATCTACCGCAACAGCGGTGACGACGCTGCCCTCGAACTGTTCCTCTCGAACTCCGATGCCGGCTCCGACGACCTGCTCGCGCGACTCGGCAGCATGGACAAGCTGCTCGAGTACAACCGCGCCGTCGCCGACAAGGCCGCGGCCGCACGCGACTCCGCGCAGTCGCTGAGCGACCAGGCCGCCAAGGCCAGGGATGAGCGCGACCGCCTGCAGAAGATCGCCGAGCAGAAGATGGTCGCAGCCCAGCAGGCGGCGGATGCTGCCCAGGCGGCCGTACAGGAGAAGCAGGACAACCTCAACACGCTGCAGGCCCAGCTGGCCGCACTCAAGGACAAGACGACCGCAACGGTCGCCGGGTACCAGGAGGGCGAGCGCAAGCGGAAGGCAGAAGAAGAGCGTCGCCGCAGGGAAGAAGAAGAACGCCGCAAGCAGGAAGCCGCCAACGGTGGTGGCGGCGGCGGTGGCGGAGGCGGTGGTGGTGGCGGAGGAACCGGCGGGTCCGGTTCCGGCGCGTGGCGCCGCCCGCACGGCGGCTACATCTCTTCTGGCTACGGTCCGCGGCCGCCGCGCTGCGAGAACGGCGTCTGCCGCTCGACCTTCCACCGAGGCACCGACTTCGCGAACGGCTGCGGGGCGGCGATCTACGCCGCATCCTCCGGACGCGTCGACGCGGCGTTCTACAACGGCGGCTACGGCAACTACGTCCGCATCCAGCACGGTGGCGGCATCGCGACCGGATACGCGCACATGGGCCGATTCGCCGTGCGCTCCGGACAGAACGTCAGCGCCGGCCAGGTCATCGGCTACGCCGGCAACACCGGCGCCTCCCAGGGCTGCCACCTGCACTTCGAGGTGTACACCGGCGGCGGCACGACCAACCCGTACAACTTCCTGGCGGCACGCGGCGCGATCTGA